The following nucleotide sequence is from Solanum dulcamara chromosome 7, daSolDulc1.2, whole genome shotgun sequence.
ATGGAGATTAAATATGGTAAAACAATCCCTACCAAAGAAGCCAAAACAAAGCTATGAGTGGTCCAATGGTAAAATAATCCGTTCTTCATGGGAAATAGACTAACAAACCTCTGCAAAATCTTCAATCTGAAGTACCCGTTCGACAGAAAGCAAAAATAAGCGATCCTCATCTACTTCATGCCCAAATCTTTTTTCCCAAACTGAATGAAGCTTCTAAAAGAAGAAACTTTAGTGTCATCAATAGAGAGTTCAGCTTATCATTGAAGAAACAAACTTGATAAAATTCATCACTAATGAAGCGTCAGCTTAGAACACATGGCATTGTTGAAATTGGACAAAAAAGAAGTGCATCAGTCACACATGATTACTACTGTCAACTGCACAGAATTATTGAAAAATAGTGAATACCACGCTCAGAGATAAATTAATCAGATAATCTCATGAATATGTTATTGTGTATTTATTTCTTTCTAAATGACATTACTTTTTCCTACACTAGCAAAGTATTGAAGAAGAGAACGGTGGCCGTTACAAGAATGAATAGGCTATACCTTCTTTGAAAACTAGTCAGTAGATTATTAAATCGCTACGATCCTACATTTCATCACAATCTAAGCAGTATCAGGGAGAGCATATAAAGCATAACGGGGATGTGTAAATTAGATAATCCTTATATCACCTTCAAAGCTGTGGTATCTTGTGGTTTTTGTAGCGTCCCCTGTATGGTACACTGTGGAGTCCGCAACCCATATTGCTCTAACTgatgtcaagttcaaatttttgggttcatagaagaagaaaatcaaagGTTGGGAAAGAGACatatggaaaaaaaagaaagtaaaaaagagTAGAAGGTGACCTGAACAAGGAAGCTAGACTTGGAATTGAGAGCGAAATTGGAAGTTGAGTGATTGAGAAAGAGTAGAGGAGTGCCATTAGGGTCAACAGCGAAACGTACACCAATGCCTAAAGGCCAACCATCTTGGGTCGGGGTGGATAAAGTGCCAACTGAAGATAATTCCAGAATTGTCCTCGAGACCTCAGCTGGGGATGGTTTGCCATTGTTGGTTATATCAGATAGAATTGGCTCAGAAACAACCGAAACTGCACATCTCAGAGACCCAATTGAAAATCTTGGACGACGGTTCGTTTTGGGGAAGGTGAATTGAGCTGCAATTTTAGAGAGATGAGTCGAAAGGGAAAGAGTTGAAGTTGGAAGGTGGATAGtcatttcttttttctcaaCTCAAAGGATTGGGAGAAGAAATGATGGCAAATCCGAAAGAAGCAACCACATCAAACCCCACGgcagaaattttatttttctacacTAGTTTTTATTtcaccctttttttttttgtttgttaaatAGGGTATTTATGTTGGACAACATGTATGCTTGAATTGTGTGCTTATACCCAAGGACGTGGCCCGTGGGAGATACTTTAATACTctctttgtttttatttatttattttagtttcCTTTTTAATATGTTACATATTATAAAATTACAATAAGTAATAACTTAATATATTCGATTATATctttgaaaatatataaaaaatactataaattacaataattaacaatttaaaatatttataaaaagaagTTGATTAACGCTTGAAATTCTATTAAATTAAGACAGGGAGAAtaacaaatattattttaaattatgtaaaaattaCTATATTATTTAAAAGCCATATTAAAAATTTGGTTGGCTCTCCATATTCCATTTGTGccatataaattgaaacaatGGAGGTAACATACAATATTAGAAAATGACGTAAactaataattaacaacttcatatatttcaaaaatatataaaaaatttgacTATATTGAGCTCATGGCTGACAGACACTCATATCTAGGTAAGGATATGCTTTCAAAATATATACGTAAAATGCAAAATATAGACTCTATTAATTTGAGACGAAGTTATAGAACTTAATTAGTGATATTTAACtgtcattcaaaaaaaaaattgaactcttTACCATTACACTAGaaattctcttatttttctagaaCTAGAAATAATTTTCGgcagtttaattgtatataactagaaaattttcttatttttagatTGAATTAATCTCCTTTCGAACATCGTGTCAAGTAAAAACTTACTTCACCTGACTGCAGAATAATACATGCAAAATTGGCCAAACGTCCTTTTGGTCTTTAGTTTTTGCACAATATTATTTCACCTTTCAAATCCATGCATGgccaaacacacacacacacctaCTACAAATTAAAAGATCATCCATCCAAAACAAGTTTTAAGGTTTTCCATAAATTATTACATCAGTTGCACTATCTTGATCAATGTCAAGAGAACATGTAGCCAATTCATTTTTGCTTCAAAAGTATAATAGGAAACAACATCAGTAGCAAGCTAAATGTGCTTGCTACCCTTCAaactttttcttcatttcttcatCTTAACTGGGTATATGAAAAGCAGTAACCGTAACCTGCAAGCACACCAAATTACTCATCATACATGACTTCATGATACGAATGATTACATAAAAACACGAATAATTGAAACTACTCAGACGGACCTTTTAATCTACATTAACCTGAAGAAGATTAGagcaaaaacaaaataaaattcatgtccGAGATAATGATAAATGCTTCATTACTAGTACTTATTTGGGAGACATAGAACCTGATACTTCAAAtccaaatttttttttcaaaaaaagaaaatttggtaATTTTATCATCAAAGAAGTAAATAGTAAGAACCTCGACATCCCCTGCTGCAATCAGACGGCCAATAACTGCACCTCCAATAATATCATTACTTGGACCAGCACACAATATAGTCAGTGGTCCAGACTGCTGCACTTGACCATCTTCAGATATAATataacttcccttaagacttgtTATATCATATGAACCCTGCAGGATGACATGCATAGTCATAAGATAAGTATCCTTAACTTTGAAGCGTCCAAAATagggtaaaaaaaaaagtatcccATGTTTTACAGAGAAGATTTACtactatataaatatttatctatattGAGAATGAGTTACCACAATATTTTAGTACATCTATATTATGAAACTGAATTCCCAACACTTCCTTAACAACGTCATCCTAACTAGTTTGCAGTATATTTATTAGCTTGTCCAATGCTAATTGTTGTGGCAGTAATGTGTTCAATACCCTTTAGACCAACCATGCATACTCGTCGAGTCTAATGAATGTTAATAATTGTATCTATAAATGAGAGTGTCGTGACTATAAGAAAAGCCTGGCAGGCTTGAGTTTTGCTTTAGCCTTCTTAAGCAGTATTAAATCTAGATTTGCCTGCTAAATTCCAAGGCAATCATGCAAATAACAAGCATTGAATTGTTTTAATGTCATACCTTTTTAGGTTCTAGCATTTAAACACAGTCTAGCTTCTACACCTAATGAGCTTCTGCTTACCAGTCAGAATGCTCACACGCATAACATTAGAAATCTCATTCGAGATATATATCTAGATAACACAAACTATGTACATCATCTATTGAACGAGAAAAGTAGAGATCCACTATGCACATTATCTATTCAGCAACAACGTTCTAGTTCATTGTAATGATGTAGCACGATCAATGCTCCGGACTAAACACTTGAGATGCAAACAGAAATAATGTGAATAAGATTATCAGGTACCTTATCAGAAGATGGTGAATTTTCTCTATTCAATATCGGGTGCATAACAAAACCAACAGATGAGATGATCTTGCCCATCCATGCGTGGCCATTGGAATTTTCGGACTTGGTTCTGTTCCGAAAATAAGTCAGAACTTCCTCTCCAATATCCTGAAAGGTAAATGGAGTTCCTTGAGTGCACTTTAATCACTCACTATGTACAGCCTGCTTACTTCTATTGAAAAGTCCATTACATAGTAAAAGAAAACGGAGAGCATGCAAAGTACATGAAGTTCAGTGATTGCCAAGAGTCTCACAGTTCGGGAGTTATATATCTATATAGGAATATGTGAGACCTAAATAAATCCTAATTTGCCTCAAAAGATAAATGGTATAATTTTGGAATGAAATGGATAACAATAGATCAGAATGGACTCGGATGATATATTTATCCAACCCAAACTAGTTTAAGAATGACGCaaagttgattgattgaatATAGGGCCACAATGGAGCAGAATGGACACAAATGAACTATGTTGCAGAATGGACACAAATGAACTATGTTTCCAAATGGTTAACGACATAGGCAACTACCTAATACAACCTACACCAACGGCATTACACTTAGGTCACATTGAATTTCGATGATCCACGTATTTACGTAACATTAAGCTAGTACAAGCCAGTAATGTAATCTTTAAAcaccaatttatttattttttataagttAATGTAATCTTCAAACACCAATGGATTCTCCGGTGAATGAATGAAAACTTAACCAATGGTTTTCTACAGCCAAACAATCTGAGTTTTCCTATTTCTGACTATGGGTTTGCACTAAATTTCTAAAGAAAATGTTGAAAAGTGACTACTCTATCATGGTCATTGGAAAAATAGTTAGTCTTGCTACTAGGAAGTCATGCAATAGGTAAGTGGTCAAGATATCAGCAGTGGGACTGTGTTTCTGGGAGCCCTCAAGGGTGTTGGAGTGATGACCATGGAGAGACTGGCGCTTGAATCCCAACATGGTAAAAAAAGCTAAGAGACTTCTTTATTATTACCTAAGTCAAGGGGAAAGTTATTTTGTACCTATATTGGTAGGAGAATTCAAGTACTCAGTGGTGTAGGGCACGAACGTTGGCCCAAATATCACCATTATTCTCAAGAAATTGATCTCAAGGATTGCAATGTACTTTTAACCAACATGAAAATGCTATTGGCAACATGAAGAGCTATATGAAAAGGATAAGTGCAGTTTAAGCCCAAGCTTCTAGGATAGACCACGGGACAAAAGGGTCTTTTGTCGAAAAGTTTGATCAATATTGATCTGAAATTCTAGAAAGCTTTCAAAACGTTTAATGTGCAACGAACAGCGTTTTTGTATTTTGGCTAAGAAATGAAGGTTTTATGAACAGAATGAGAACTTTCTGGAAGGTTTGGCTTAAGTTTTGGTAGTGACAAGAAATCATCAGCAACAAAGAATGTTTTGAACAAATGAAAATCAAAAGGCATCTCCTTAGAAGATGATGAACGTATAATTTATGACCTTAGTCTCCATCCACAATCCACTCACAATAGTCATAATTCAGGTCTTGGTTCAATTTACCACCCAAAAATACAAAGTAACCATCTAAAAAGTTGAATATAATGAAGCAAACTTGAATGGAATCGAAAATGCATTACACGGAAAGGACAATCAGAAAATTACGGAGGCACCAAAACAAAAGCATACCATATAAATACTAATATTAGAGAAGAAAATAGCGTACAGAACAAAAATGATGTTCAAGCCCAAAAGAATATGAACACTGGAGAAGTATAAATGTAAGACCTGTCCTTGATTGATAGTCAGGGTATTCCAATGTGTTTCTTCATGCTTTTTTTCTGCAAAAATAAATGTAATAAGAATGTTAAGTTTCAGGATTTATACATGGATTAAATTATTCAATGAATGTGCTACTACATGCACAACATAAATGTTGAACTGACAGTAGCACTGAATATGTCATATGTGTCCAGGGGAATCAACGTAAAATATGCAAACAGCTCTAGAAAAAACATATCTCATCAGAACCATTATCTGGGTAGCACATAATCATGACTAGTCTCTCCACCAAAAGTACAACATTAGATTGCAAAAACGAAAGGGTATGGTAAGTTGAGAGTTTTTAGACCTATAACACGTAatcctctttattttttatgcacAGACACATTAGACCTGACCTTATAAGATATATTTTCAGCAATAGGTATATGTTGCGCAACATTTGTACATTCaacttgctttctatcaactttacttttattttattttccacCGCGATGGGAGGGGGGGGGAGAcagattttcttcctttttcccTTTTGGGTTGATAAGGGGGATGAGAGAAAGTACAAGTTCACAGGTTAATAAAAGGGATTAGATCTCAAGAAAtctagaaagaaagaaagagagaatcaTTCTCCATAATCCTTTTCTTTCCTTTGTAGAGGTTTTGTAAATCTATAGATTTAGAAAACACAAGACTACTGTGAAACAAACCtcagaaaaaaatcaaaatcaacataTATACAACCAAATAAAAATTGGATAGCCAGTACCATTGACACGAGGTTTCTTCTCTTTAGGCTGTGGAGGCCTTACAGACCGTGACAAAGAAGGGGCTGGGAGGGCAAGCACCCATGAGTAATCCATACTCTTAGCAGAAGAATCTTTtgctacatcatctcccatttttatttgttgtttaGGCTCGTCTGCTTTGAAGCAATATTACCAAGAATAGAAGACATATATAGTCTGTAGAGGGGTTTTAGAGGGCAATCCAGACTAGATTACAAACTggaaaattaattaatgcagTCTATTTTTTTCCAAACTATAATTGATTTTCCTGACTAAGCACATAATTCAAATAAGTCCCAAATGAAAAATCTTTGACTACTTCTTTTTACAGACATAATCCTACTCATAGGTATTAACAAAGCGCAATCCAAACTTTAGGATTCAACGGATCATGTTTGATCAACATGGCGGTACCCAAACCGAAAGGTCAACTCTTCTTGCCCTCAATCCCCAAACCCACTACTACCaagacaaaaagaaaacaagaaagacGCATTCAATCAAGGAGTATAGTGACATCTTAATAAGGATAATGCCTACATTGTTAAAAACATTAAGATCACGTAAAAAGGCAGACCCTCTACCAGTGCCAACAATTTTAATACACAAGACATTAGGGGACAATGACAACACAACTGAATTCCCAAATAGAGACAAGTTAAAACAATGGAGTTAACACATGATGCAAGagattacaaaaataaaaaaagtacaaCAGTTGTAATTAAGTCTATCAATTCTGTATATAACATCTCAAACATAAGCGGGaacctttaaatatttttccatAATTGTACAACTCACCTTAATCTTCATAAGCATCTGAACAGTATCCATGCTTCATTCTgccaaaaaaaaggagagagttTTTTAATTTACCTCAAGTACTCCAAAATTGAAAAAGTAAAAACTGAGGAAAAGCCTTTACAACAGACCGAGAAGGGGAGATTCCCTTGGTGAAAATGGAGAGAACAGATTCGTGTTTTGGTGCTAAATTTTAATCAGAAAACTTTTGGATTGCAAATAGAATAGTCAATTTTGAGCAACTTATATTACAATTTTTGATATTCTCCAGAATACTAAAAAATTGGAGCACTAGAAAATAAAACCTTATGAATATAAGATGAAGGTGGAATAAAAGAAAACACATTTCCCCAAAAGTAATTTCACTCATCATTTCAAAAGAATGGTAAAAGATATTCAAGaagttcaagtgacaatttaatAGATTTGTTAGAAAAGACATTTGTTAGAAAAGTTGATATACAAGATTTGAATATattgtctttggaatatcaaaagatattttatcatAGGGAGTAAAATATgcattgtattattattacaaataagtctatttttttctttattataattttttttagtaaaattttaatgagaCACATTATGACATACAAGAGAAATGTTTTAAAATGTCCACTATTTCTCACACGTCCACAACCTCTCCATGATTCAAATGGATTAAATGTCATGTTCATGTCAACCCCTTATATCCCTCAATATAATTCTATAAATAGTGATATGAATATCACATTGGAGACACTGATGAAAAAAGAACATAAATAGGGTAAAATTTCAGCACAAAGAGGAGGCAATCTCTAAATTGTAAAAAGAATGTATCTTATAGCTTTTTAAGATCCCCTGTATAATGCGCACTGTGGAGTGGGGAGGCTGCAACCCATATTACTACATGGCCAAAACACACACGCCAACACAGAggaactcaactattacagatCATCCAAAACAAGTTTTAAGGTTTTCCATAAATTATAGGCTACATTTTTTGACGGAGATGAAGCACAAATGCTGATAGAGAAACATCAGTAGCAAACTAGATTTGCTTTCAATTTTTCACTTCATGTTCTTGAATTTATAGGATAAGTACAAACTGTAACCTGCAAGAACGCCAAATTACTCATCCTTCATAACTTCGTGATAATAATGATTATATAAAAGTCGgaaaaagaattattaaaacTACTCGGATGAACCTTTTAATCTACATTAACCTGAAAAAGATTAGAACACAAACAAAATACACAAATTCATGTCTGAGATAATGATTATTCTATTTAAACATGCAGGATATTCGGGTGAGATAGAACCTCATACTTCAAATCCATAGTTGGCGCACACTAaaagattttctttttaaaaaaatgataattttgaaatCAAACAAGTAAATAGTAAGAACCTCGACAGGCTCTGCTGCAATCAGACGACCATTAACTTCATCTGTATTAACAAGACAAGATCAACTAACACAGGATATAGTCCATGATTCATGTTGCTGCACTTGATCATCTTCAAATATAATAAATCTTCCcgaaagatattttattttatatgaattaatcCTGCAGGATGGGATGTATAATCATAAGATAAGTATCTTAATAGTTCAAGATACCTAAATTCCAGAATGCCATGCTTACAGAGTAAGATTGGTTAACCAACGACGAAACTCGATGAGCAGAATAACATAAGAGTGCTTTCAACAAAAAATTCAGAAAGGTATAGAAGGGCACTCAAAATTTTCAGATagtttgctttcataaacacgGTCAAGATCATTTTCACTGTCCTTACATAAGAAAAATCGTGTACTTATGTTAACCATCAATTTTTAAGTGATACTTGTGGACTTTAATAAGTAGATTTGACTCGAATAATATATTCATCCTAGTAGAGGAAATATTAGTATAACTAAAAAGGTTagtttttgagaaagaaagacTAGTTTCACAGGGAATCGTTCACAttagaaatattattaatataactAAAAAGGATAGTTTCATAGGGAAAGATAACATCAGATTTTAAGGTAACTTGGTAATGAAGTTCAAGCATCAAAACATGAGAAAGTTCATCAATGATGACCTGAATAAGTTCACCTATGTTTAAAACTTTAGATGAGGCGGTTGACACCGTTCAACGCTTACAAAATAAAAGTCTCTTACAAAAATTAGGGAGGAAACTACAatccatgcttaagaaattgTTAATAAACtctattggaaaatattaaaccGGTAACAATAActtctgaaagtaataaaagacAGAATCTGGATTGAAACTGaaaataataacagtatataaaaattattgtaagaacaaaatcgagctcactgaatacacagtgtgtccttaaggaaattattcccctcaaagtacccgaggttttgaaatCTTTCCTCTCAgtatagaacgatttactcaccaaaatagaggtactgcaaattctGGTGACTGCGAATTACTCGAAGGCTGTTTATCACAcaattttaggaagtgcagaaagaagaagaagatgttatttcagaaaTTTCGTATGAAATATTCTGAGaattaacaaatatatatagcctgtttgcaccttttaagaaaaggcacctaTTGAGAAAAGATTTGTccgttgagaaaaggtttgcaacttttcggacaaggcaacctttcaaaaatctgttggaaaaaacggagggaaatattttaaattaatccggaaaagaaagaaatgggCCGGGTCACGGATCAggattttcaattaattaattaattaattaatattaattaaaaaattaaagaaaatttcgtccaaaaagattatcaatcaatcatatcaattgaccaaatccatcCAAATCCAAATTCAAAGTCGTAGCTGAagccgagcgacgacgacgactataagaaaatagtgtgtaaagaaaaatagagtgtgaacgatatttttagtaaggtgggagatcaaaagagtgttattccttttgagtatGGTAGTCTATTTTGAGTGCTGTACTTGGTACTACCCAGTGTAAAAAAttttactatagtgatatcagttgctcctcttggcccgcggtttttcctttatttaaaaaggtttccacgtaaaattcttggtgtcattactttttccattttatttctaccattttgactatatatatttttgtgctATCCGCATTTTTCCAACAAACTAGTATCAGAGCAAGGTTTTATCTGAGTATGCTCTATGATTGCAGCATAGTCTGAACTTCCATATCAGAAAAGATTTACTTTGATTTGTTATAGTTATATTTTTTGGGGTGGGGGGAATGATAGAAGTCAACACTAGTAGAATGATTACATTGAATGGTGTTAATTATGCCATTTGACAGGAAAAATGAAAGATCTGATTTATGTCAATAATTTTTATCAATCAGTTTTTACCACTGTAAACCTAATAATAAAACAGATGAAGTGTGAAATTTGTTGCACAGACATGTGTGTGGATTTATTAGGCAATGGGTTGACGATAATATGTTAAACCATATTTCTGGGGAGACACATGCGCGTACCCTATGGGAGCATCTTGAAAGCTTGTATACTCTGAAGACTGGGAACAAcaaaatattcttaataaagcagttgttaaatttaaaatatcatgatggttCTCAGACGACAGatcacctgaataattttcaGGGAATCATGATCCATTATTTGCTATGGGCATTAAATTTGACGAAGAAATTCAAGGCTTGATTCCCTACCAGACTCTTGGAAAATATTTAGAACTTCATTGTCAAATTCTACTTCGAATAGTGTGTGATCTCTATGGATTCCACCAAGAATAGTGTCTTAAatgaagaaatgagaaaaaaatctcaaggttcttcttcttcgtcgGATATCCTAGTAACTGGCTCTAGGGGGAGAAATAAAAATCGTGGTTCTCAGAATAGAGAACATAGTAGGAGCAAATCCATAGGCAGACTTAGGAATATTGAGTGCTATCATTAAGGCATGAAAAGGAACACAAAGAGGTTCTGCAGGAAATTGAAGAGGGAGAACAAAGacaaagaggaaaataaagaagatgacaATGAAAATTACCTAGCCACCGACTCCACCGAAGATCTTGTTATAGTCCTTGATGCATATCTGATAAATATTACTTGTGATGAGTCAAGCTGGGTTGTGGACACTGGTGCCGCATCTCATATGACATCAAGGAAGGAATTTTTCTCTTCCTATGCTCCTGGTGACTTTGGAACCTTGAGTATAGGTAATGAGATTGTATCTAAGGTGGTTGGCATTGGTACAATCTGTTTGGAAACTAGTATTAGAACTAAACTATTTttgaacaatgtaaaacatgcaCCTGATATTCGTCTGcacctaatttctgttggtGTTCTAGATGATAAAGGATATGTTAGTACCAATGGCGGTGGAAAATGAAAACTTATTAAGGGTTCCTTAGTTGTGGCTCGTGGTAACAAACGTCGTGGTTTATACTGGACTGCGGCTTCTACATGTGCCAATATGGTGAATGCATGTGAGAGCGATAACTCCTCAACGTTATAGCACAAAAGGCTTAGCCACATCAGTGAGAAAGGACTTAATGTTCTAGCCAAGAAGAAATTACTGTTAGATTTCCAAAGTGCTAAATTAGAATAGTGTGAGCACTTCTTGGCTGTaaaacaaaatagagtttcCTTTATGTCTAATCCTCCTTCAAGAAAGACAGATTTGCTTGAGTTGGTGCACTCTAATTTATGCGGTCCAATGAAGACAAACACTCAAGGTAGTGCACTCTACTTTGCCACTTTCCTTGATGACTACTCAAGAAAACTTTGGGTCTATGTCTTGAAGACTAAAGACCAAGTGTTGGGTATCTTTAAGAAGTTTCAGGcttcagttgaaagagaaaccAGAAGTAAACTGAAATGTATTCGTACTGATAATGGTGATGAATACTGTGGACCATTTGACGAATACTGCAAGCATCAAGGTATTAGACACTAAaagactcctcctaagactcctcAGCTTAATGGGTTGGCTGAGAGGATGAACAGGACCTTGATGGAAAGAGTTAAATGTTTTTTTTCTGAAGCAAAGTTGTCGAACTCCTTTTAGGGTGAGGCTTTATTGACCGTTGCATatgttattaacttatctcTTGCGGTTTCTTTGCAAAGTGATgttccaaataaaatttggtaTGGAAAGAATGTTTCCTATGACCATTTGAAAGTATTTGATTGCAAAGCCTTTGTACATGTGCCGAAAGATGAGAGGTCAAAGTTAGATGCTAAGACAAGGCAGTACATCTTTGTTGGATATggccttgatgaatttggttaCAGACTATATGATCCAATTGAGAAGAAGTTGGTAACAAGTCGCGATGTCGTCTCTATGAAAAATCAAACCATTGAAGATATTGACAAAGCAGAGAAGTTAAAATCTTCAAGTTCAGGTGAGTagtccatcttgatcaagttACTCATATAAGTGTGACGTTGGTGGGCTTGATGATCATGGTGATACTCAGAATCAAGTTACAGATAAATATGTTGATGACaacaatgatgttgttattgatgatgCTCATGCTCATGAAATTGTGGACGAATCAAATATTCCTCCTAGGAGGTACACAAGACAATgtatttcttcctttttctaTTCACCTAATGAGTATGTGCTACTCACTGATGGGGGTGAACCAGAGTGTTATGAGGAGGCCATAATATGTGTTACTCACTGATGGGGGTGAACCGGAGTGTTATGAGGAGGCCATAGTATGTGTTACTCACTGATGGGGGTGAACCGGAGTGTTATGAGGAGGCCATGAAAGATGAACATAACGATCAGTGCATTGAAGTCATGcaagatgagatgaaatctttgcatgagaaccacacttatgagttggtgaaattgcctaagggcatgagagctttgaagaacaagtgagTGTTCAAAGTCAAAATTGAAGAACACAGCTTGAAGCCCAGATACAAAGCTAGATTGGTTATTAAAGGATTTGGTCAAAGAAAGGGTATTGACTTTGACGAAATATTTTCTCCTATTATGAAAATGTCCTTCATTCGTATAGTTCTTGGGTTAGCTGCTAGTCTTAATTTAGAGATTAAGCAGATGGATGTGAAGACAGTTTTTCTTCATGATGACCTAGAAGAGGatatttatatggaacaacatGAGGGCTTCAAGGTAAAaggtaaagaaaattttgtgtgcaAACTCAAGAAGAGTCTCTACGGGCTAAAGCAAGCTCCTAGACAGTGGTACAAAAACTTTGAATCTGTTATGGGAGAGCAAGGCTACAAGAAGACTTCTTCAGATCATTGTGTATTTGTACAAAAACTTTCTAACGATGATTTTATCATCCTCTTGCTATATGTGGTTGATATGTTGATTGTGGGCAGGAATACTTCCAAGATTGACAAGTTGAAGAAAGGCCTGTGTAAGTCTTTCgctatgaaagacttgggtcatGCCAAGCAAATTTTGGGCATGAGAATTACTCATCTCAGggatgaaaggaagatttatctgtcacaagagaagtacattGAACGTGTACTGGAGCGCTTGAGCATGAAGAATGCTAAGCCTATTAGCACACCTCTTGATGgtcatatgaagttgagcaAGAAGAT
It contains:
- the LOC129895911 gene encoding glutamyl-tRNA reductase-binding protein, chloroplastic, whose translation is MTIHLPTSTLSLSTHLSKIAAQFTFPKTNRRPRFSIGSLRCAVSVVSEPILSDITNNGKPSPAEVSRTILELSSVGTLSTPTQDGWPLGIGVRFAVDPNGTPLLFLNHSTSNFALNSKSSFLVQLEQYGLRTPQCTIQGTLQKPQDTTALKKLHSVWEKRFGHEVDEDRLFLLSVERVLQIEDFAEDGIWVTSSDYKSANPDPLRDFAERMIDEINTNNREDILRFCNIYVDLDFQVCDAKMLWVDRLGFDVRFRSPVNDVFEARIPFPREVTDEKGAKSSFNCMSQFAWEVEKNFHAADFEKVKQMKKMEHRGL
- the LOC129896666 gene encoding AT-hook motif nuclear-localized protein 8-like; this translates as MGDDVAKDSSAKSMDYSWVLALPAPSLSRSVRPPQPKEKKPRVNEKKHEETHWNTLTINQGQDIGEEVLTYFRNRTKSENSNGHAWMGKIISSVGFVMHPILNRENSPSSDKGSYDITSLKGSYIISEDGQVQQSGPLTILCAGPSNDIIGGAVIGRLIAAGDVEVTVTAFHIPS